A single window of Zea mays cultivar B73 chromosome 10, Zm-B73-REFERENCE-NAM-5.0, whole genome shotgun sequence DNA harbors:
- the LOC100284954 gene encoding Protein ECERIFERUM 26-like, which translates to MVVEANSGSTLAAVGVAGTGSSMAVHGHQLSTVVPSSVTGEEVNYELADADLLHKLHYVRAVHVFRAPTGVAAPPLTIRELKEPMFPWLDMYFPVSGRLRRRQAAEGEEAAAAAVGRPYVRCNDCGVRIVEVTCGATVEQWLEAEAERGGLCKALAYDKVIGPELFFSPLLYVQVTSFKCGGMALGFTWAHLIGDIPSAVASFRKWAQVLGGNKAPAPTLRDPLAVPPSAPPTSVTVPPSVKATAAPVGDHWVVPTTHDMVSFSFHVTEQQLQGLQLSATKGHHRREVVGPFELVSALMWRALAAIRGPEEEEATRMVTVVKTGPAPTSGGGPRPALTNEHRIGHVVFATGGSSPATADVAKLAALLAGAHLEEASAVAAAAFAGADDADVVVYGANLTFVEAEGLEVYELELAGRRPAHVEYAVDGVGDGGAAVVHRDAGGRGRTVAAVLRRGEAGRLRAAIRDALRVA; encoded by the exons ATGGTTGTGGAGGCCAACTCAGGGAGCACGCTGGCGGCCGTCGGCGTGGCCGGCACCGGCAGCAGCATGGCCGTGCACGGCCACCAGCTTTCGACCGTGGTGCCGAGCTCGGTGACCGGGGAGGAGGTGAACTACGAGCTCGCGGACGCCGACTTGCTCCACAAGCTGCATTACGTACGCGCGGTGCACGTGTTCCGCGCGCCGACCGGCGTCGCAGCGCCTCCGCTCACCATCCGGGAGCTGAAAGAGCCCATGTTCCCGTGGCTGGACATGTACTTCCCCGTCAGCGGCCGGCTCCGGCGGCGTCAAGCGGCCGAGGGCGAAGAGGCCGCCGCGGCGGCGGTGGGGCGGCCCTACGTGCGGTGCAACGACTGCGGCGTGCGCATCGTGGAGGTCACCTGCGGCGCCACCGTGGAGCAGTGgctggaggcggaggcggagcgcGGCGGGCTGTGCAAGGCGCTGGCCTACGACAAGGTGATCGGGCCGGAGCTCTTCTTCTCGCCGCTGCTCTACGTGCAG GTCACCAGCTTCAAGTGTGGGGGGATGGCCCTCGGCTTCACGTGGGCGCACCTCATCGGCGACATCCCCTCCGCCGTTGCCAGCTTCAGAAAGTGGGCGCAGGTCCTCGGCGGCAACAAGGCCCCGGCGCCAACCCTGCGAGACCCACTCGCCGTGCCGCCGTCGGCCCCACCTACCAGCGTGACGGTCCCGCCGTCGGTCAAGGCCACCGCGGCCCCCGTCGGCGATCACTGGGTGGTCCCGACCACCCATGACATGGTGTCCTTCTCCTTCCACGTCACCGAGCAGCAGCTGCAGGGACTCCAGCTCAGCGCGACCAAGGGTCATCATCGGCGCGAGGTTGTGGGCCCGTTTGAACTGGTCTCCGCGCTGATGTGGCGGGCGCTGGCCGCGATCCGAGGCCCCGAGGAGGAGGAGGCGACGCGCATGGTGACCGTCGTGAAGACTGGACCGGCGCCGACGTCGGGGGGCGGCCCCCGACCGGCGCTGACCAACGAGCACCGCATCGGCCACGTCGTCTTCGCGACCGGCGGCTCCTCGCCAGCGACGGCCGACGTGGCCAAGCTGGCAGCGCTGCTGGCCGGCGCACACCTGGAGGAGGCCAGCGCGGTCGCGGCCGCCGCGTTCGCGGGAGCGGACGACGCCGACGTGGTCGTGTACGGCGCCAACCTGACGTTCGTGGAAGCCGAGGGCCTGGAGGTGTACGAGCTGGAGCTCGCGGGGCGGCGCCCGGCGCACGTGGAGTACGCCGTGGATGGCGTCGGCGACGGCGGCGCGGCCGTCGTGCACCGCGACGCCGGCGGGCGGGGCCGGACCGTCGCGGCCGTCCTGCGCCGGGGCGAGGCGGGCCGCCTCCGTGCCGCGATCCGTGACGCGCTGCGGGTTGCTTGA